The Halobellus sp. MBLA0158 genome has a window encoding:
- the glpK gene encoding glycerol kinase GlpK, which yields MADTYVGAIDQGTTGTRFMVFDHSGRVVANDYEKHEQIYPNPGWVEHDPVEIWENTKDVVTNGLKQAGIDASQLEALGITNQRETTIVWDKDSGKPVHNALVWQDRRTTDRIEELEAEDKIEWIRGKTGLEADAYFSATKTEWILDNAEPLKLDHVRSDDPRTRASDGELLMGTIDTWLIYNLTGNHITDVTNASRTMLYNIHDLAWDDELLAEFGVPETMLPEVRPSSDTDYYGHTDPDGFLGEAVPVAGALGDQQAALFGQTCFDAGDAKNTYGTGSFYLMNTGNEAVESDHGLLTTIGFQRSGEPVQYALEGSIFVTGAAIEWLEDVDLINNAAQTAELARSVDSTDGVYMVPAFTGLGAPHWDGRARGTIVGMTRGTEKAHLVRATLESIAYQTRDIAEAMEADSGVETTTLRVDGGAVKNNFLCQLQSDIIQTEIARPEVDETTALGSAYAAGLAVGYWDNLDQLRSNWQVDKEFAPEMSQDEADGLYSRWDDAVERSLDWAQEE from the coding sequence ATGGCAGACACATACGTCGGCGCGATCGACCAGGGGACCACTGGCACGCGGTTCATGGTCTTCGACCACAGTGGACGGGTCGTCGCCAACGACTACGAGAAGCACGAACAGATCTACCCCAATCCCGGCTGGGTCGAACACGATCCGGTCGAGATCTGGGAGAACACCAAAGACGTCGTCACGAACGGGCTCAAGCAGGCGGGCATCGACGCCTCTCAACTGGAGGCGCTCGGGATCACGAACCAACGGGAGACGACGATCGTCTGGGACAAAGACAGCGGCAAGCCGGTCCACAACGCCCTGGTGTGGCAGGACCGCCGGACCACAGACCGGATCGAGGAGCTGGAGGCCGAGGACAAGATCGAGTGGATCCGCGGCAAGACCGGACTCGAAGCGGACGCGTACTTCTCGGCGACCAAGACCGAGTGGATCCTCGACAACGCTGAACCGCTGAAGCTCGACCACGTCCGTTCGGACGATCCGCGCACCCGCGCATCCGACGGCGAGCTCCTGATGGGCACGATCGACACCTGGCTCATCTACAACCTCACCGGCAACCACATCACGGACGTGACGAACGCCTCGCGGACGATGCTATACAACATCCACGACCTCGCGTGGGACGATGAGCTCCTCGCGGAGTTCGGCGTCCCCGAGACGATGCTCCCCGAGGTCCGGCCGTCCTCGGACACCGACTACTACGGCCACACCGACCCCGACGGGTTCCTCGGCGAGGCGGTCCCGGTCGCCGGCGCGCTCGGCGACCAGCAGGCGGCGCTGTTCGGTCAGACCTGCTTCGACGCCGGCGACGCGAAGAACACCTACGGCACGGGGTCGTTCTACCTGATGAACACCGGCAACGAGGCCGTCGAGTCCGACCACGGCCTGCTGACGACGATCGGCTTCCAACGATCGGGCGAGCCCGTCCAGTACGCCCTGGAGGGGTCGATCTTCGTCACCGGCGCGGCCATCGAGTGGCTCGAAGACGTCGACCTCATCAACAACGCGGCCCAGACGGCCGAACTCGCGCGCTCTGTCGACTCCACCGACGGAGTCTATATGGTCCCGGCGTTCACGGGCCTGGGCGCGCCGCACTGGGACGGCCGCGCACGCGGGACGATCGTCGGGATGACCCGCGGCACAGAGAAGGCACACCTCGTCCGCGCGACTCTGGAGTCGATCGCCTACCAGACCCGCGACATCGCGGAGGCGATGGAGGCCGACTCCGGCGTCGAGACGACGACCCTCCGAGTCGACGGCGGCGCGGTCAAGAACAACTTCCTCTGTCAGCTCCAGTCGGACATCATCCAGACCGAGATCGCCCGTCCCGAGGTCGACGAGACGACCGCGCTCGGTTCGGCCTACGCGGCCGGGCTCGCGGTCGGCTACTGGGACAACCTCGACCAGCTCCGCTCGAACTGGCAGGTCGACAAGGAGTTCGCCCCGGAGATGAGCCAGGACGAAGCCGACGGGCTGTACAGCCGGTGGGACGACGCCGTCGAGCGCTCGCTGGACTGGGCCCAGGAGGAGTGA